Proteins found in one Pempheris klunzingeri isolate RE-2024b chromosome 6, fPemKlu1.hap1, whole genome shotgun sequence genomic segment:
- the mcoln3b gene encoding mucolipin-3 isoform X2, with translation MEESSDLYDVYETNGSAPWVDHQHQCPEDLDNVECLRRKIKFYFMNPCEKYHARGRKPWKLILQIIKIAIITIQLISFGLSNQMVVTFKEENLMTFKHLFLKDYVDGGMTTYAVYRQADVYDHIDYIIGQYGRLHNITVGNHEYERNGSLYTPLSLCQKFYKNGTIFPGNQTFEIDAQVDTECLKVYPMYHLSSREALSHFELYFKRMLSVQITFVLKAINLQTVRHRELPDCYDFTVIITFNNQAHSGRIKVDLENDVDINECRDWKVTGASARNINLTVLFDCLIIITCITSLSLCTRSVINGIQLQFEYTLYSRNHCAKEVSWSDKLEFVNGWYILIIVSDTLTIIGSILKIAIQTKVLTSYDVCSIFLGTGTMFVWIGVIRYLGYFRKYNILILTLRAAFPNVIRFICCAAIIYLSYCFCGWIVLGPYHEKFRTLNTVSECLFSLINGDDMYPTFKNMKQKSSLVWIFSRVYLYTFVSLFIYMILSLFITIITDTYDTIKQQQSGTPTSELQKFLSECKDLPNSGVYRLDEKNGCFFTCCITRCRRHQERLTSEA, from the exons ATGGAGGAGTCCAGTGACTTGTATGACGTGTATGAGACAAACGGCTCCGCTCCCTGGGTGGACCACCAGCATCAGTGTCCGGAGGATCTGGACAATGTTGAGTGTCTCAGAAGGAAGATCAAATTCTACTTCATGAACCCCTGTGAGAAGTACCACGCACGTGGCCGAAAACCATGGAAGCTCATACTGCAGATCATCAAAATTGCCATTATTACCATCCAG TTAATATCTTTTGGGCTGAGCAACCAGATGGTCGTCACATTCAAGGAGGAAAATCTGATGACATTCAAACACCTCTTCTTGAAAGATTATGTTGATGGAGGCATGACGACGTACGCTGTGTACAGACAGGCTGACGTCTATGATCACATCGATTACATCATTGGTCAG TACGGACGTCTGCACAACATCACAGTAGGCAATCACGAATATGAGAGAAATGGCTCTTTGTACACccctctgtcactgtgtcagaAGTTCTACAAAAACGGTACCATCTTTCCCGGGAATCAGACCTTTGAAATCGATGCCCAAGTGGACACtg AGTGCCTTAAAGTTTACCCGATGTATCATCTGTCATCGCGGGAAGCACTTTCGCATTTTGAATTGTATTTCAAAAG GATGCTCTCGGTCCAGATCACGTTTGTCCTCAAGGCCATAAATTTACAGACCGTGAGACATCGAGAGCTGCCGGACTGCTACGACTTCACTGTCATA ATCACTTTCAACAACCAAGCTCACAGCGGCAGGATAAAGGTCGACCTGGAAAATGATGTAGACATCAATGAATGCAGAGACTGGAAAGTAACTGGAGCGT CCGCGAGAAACATAAACCTGACTGTGCTGTTTGACTGCCTCATCATTATAACGTGCATCACCTCCCTCAGTCTCTGCACACGCTCGGTGATCAATGGGattcagctgcagttt GAGTACACACTCTACAGCAGGAACCACTGTGCTAAAGAAGTGTCATGGTCAGACAAGCTGGAGTTTGTGAATGGATGGTACATCCTGATCATCGTCAGCGACACGCTGACCATCATCGGCTCCATTCTCAAGATAGCCATCCAGACAAAG GTCCTCACAAGTTACGACGTCTGCAGCATCTTCCTCGGGACGGGCACCATGTTTGTCTGGATTGGGGTCATCCGCTACTTGGGCTACTTTAGGAAGTACAAT ATTCTCATCCTGACACTCAGGGCAGCTTTCCCAAATGTTATCCGTTTCATCTGCTGCGCCGCAATCATCTACCTGAGTTACTGTTTTTGCGGCTGGATCGTCCTTGGCCCATATCACGAGAAG ttcCGGACGTTGAACACCGTGTCAGAGTGTCTGTTCTCCCTGATCAACGGAGACGACATGTATCCCACCTTCAAGAACATGAAGCAGAAGAGCAGCCTGGTGTGGATCTTCAGCAGAGTCTACCTCTACACCTTCGTCTCGCTCTTCATCTACATGATCCTCAGCcttttcatcaccatcatcaccgaCACCTACGACACCATCAAG cagcagcagagtggaaCCCCGACATCAGAGCTGCAGAAATTCTTGTCTGAGTGTAAAGACCTGCCAAACTCTGGGGTGTACAGACTCGACGAGAAAAACGGCTGCTTCTTCACCTGCTGCATCACCAG GTGCAGGAGGCATCAAGAAAGGCTGACTTCAGAGGCATAG
- the mcoln3b gene encoding mucolipin-3 isoform X1, whose protein sequence is MEESSDLYDVYETNGSAPWVDHQHQCPEDLDNVECLRRKIKFYFMNPCEKYHARGRKPWKLILQIIKIAIITIQLISFGLSNQMVVTFKEENLMTFKHLFLKDYVDGGMTTYAVYRQADVYDHIDYIIGQYGRLHNITVGNHEYERNGSLYTPLSLCQKFYKNGTIFPGNQTFEIDAQVDTECLKVYPMYHLSSREALSHFELYFKRMLSVQITFVLKAINLQTVRHRELPDCYDFTVIITFNNQAHSGRIKVDLENDVDINECRDWKVTGASARNINLTVLFDCLIIITCITSLSLCTRSVINGIQLQFEYTLYSRNHCAKEVSWSDKLEFVNGWYILIIVSDTLTIIGSILKIAIQTKVLTSYDVCSIFLGTGTMFVWIGVIRYLGYFRKYNILILTLRAAFPNVIRFICCAAIIYLSYCFCGWIVLGPYHEKFRTLNTVSECLFSLINGDDMYPTFKNMKQKSSLVWIFSRVYLYTFVSLFIYMILSLFITIITDTYDTIKQQQQSGTPTSELQKFLSECKDLPNSGVYRLDEKNGCFFTCCITRCRRHQERLTSEA, encoded by the exons ATGGAGGAGTCCAGTGACTTGTATGACGTGTATGAGACAAACGGCTCCGCTCCCTGGGTGGACCACCAGCATCAGTGTCCGGAGGATCTGGACAATGTTGAGTGTCTCAGAAGGAAGATCAAATTCTACTTCATGAACCCCTGTGAGAAGTACCACGCACGTGGCCGAAAACCATGGAAGCTCATACTGCAGATCATCAAAATTGCCATTATTACCATCCAG TTAATATCTTTTGGGCTGAGCAACCAGATGGTCGTCACATTCAAGGAGGAAAATCTGATGACATTCAAACACCTCTTCTTGAAAGATTATGTTGATGGAGGCATGACGACGTACGCTGTGTACAGACAGGCTGACGTCTATGATCACATCGATTACATCATTGGTCAG TACGGACGTCTGCACAACATCACAGTAGGCAATCACGAATATGAGAGAAATGGCTCTTTGTACACccctctgtcactgtgtcagaAGTTCTACAAAAACGGTACCATCTTTCCCGGGAATCAGACCTTTGAAATCGATGCCCAAGTGGACACtg AGTGCCTTAAAGTTTACCCGATGTATCATCTGTCATCGCGGGAAGCACTTTCGCATTTTGAATTGTATTTCAAAAG GATGCTCTCGGTCCAGATCACGTTTGTCCTCAAGGCCATAAATTTACAGACCGTGAGACATCGAGAGCTGCCGGACTGCTACGACTTCACTGTCATA ATCACTTTCAACAACCAAGCTCACAGCGGCAGGATAAAGGTCGACCTGGAAAATGATGTAGACATCAATGAATGCAGAGACTGGAAAGTAACTGGAGCGT CCGCGAGAAACATAAACCTGACTGTGCTGTTTGACTGCCTCATCATTATAACGTGCATCACCTCCCTCAGTCTCTGCACACGCTCGGTGATCAATGGGattcagctgcagttt GAGTACACACTCTACAGCAGGAACCACTGTGCTAAAGAAGTGTCATGGTCAGACAAGCTGGAGTTTGTGAATGGATGGTACATCCTGATCATCGTCAGCGACACGCTGACCATCATCGGCTCCATTCTCAAGATAGCCATCCAGACAAAG GTCCTCACAAGTTACGACGTCTGCAGCATCTTCCTCGGGACGGGCACCATGTTTGTCTGGATTGGGGTCATCCGCTACTTGGGCTACTTTAGGAAGTACAAT ATTCTCATCCTGACACTCAGGGCAGCTTTCCCAAATGTTATCCGTTTCATCTGCTGCGCCGCAATCATCTACCTGAGTTACTGTTTTTGCGGCTGGATCGTCCTTGGCCCATATCACGAGAAG ttcCGGACGTTGAACACCGTGTCAGAGTGTCTGTTCTCCCTGATCAACGGAGACGACATGTATCCCACCTTCAAGAACATGAAGCAGAAGAGCAGCCTGGTGTGGATCTTCAGCAGAGTCTACCTCTACACCTTCGTCTCGCTCTTCATCTACATGATCCTCAGCcttttcatcaccatcatcaccgaCACCTACGACACCATCAAG cagcagcagcagagtggaaCCCCGACATCAGAGCTGCAGAAATTCTTGTCTGAGTGTAAAGACCTGCCAAACTCTGGGGTGTACAGACTCGACGAGAAAAACGGCTGCTTCTTCACCTGCTGCATCACCAG GTGCAGGAGGCATCAAGAAAGGCTGACTTCAGAGGCATAG